The following proteins are encoded in a genomic region of Nicotiana sylvestris chromosome 4, ASM39365v2, whole genome shotgun sequence:
- the LOC104236230 gene encoding uncharacterized protein isoform X3 produces the protein MTCGFCGTTGHNRRKCPLANGEGTSQTVQDVPLTAPQDSQNLEFAFMPTSGMRMTSPEPSSQFDGLQNTLQQSVAPSILADDEYEGGYEDEDEEPYVMSKVISEAMTRLQQRKLHQEPIGTRKIAFKGDIDGVNVPTDLPYSPKKLTWKGKSAMSSSQLVAEKEKKIGKLKTKKAKH, from the exons ATGACATGTGGGTTCTGTGGTACAACAGGTCACAACAGAAGAAAATGCCCTTTG GCTAATGGTGAAGGAACTTCCCAAACAGTACAAGATGTGCCCTTGACGGCACCCCAAGACAGTCAAAATTTAGAATTTGCCTTCATGCCTACTTCGGGTATGAGAATGACCTCTCCTGAACCTTCCAGTCAATTTGATGGACTTCAAAACACACTTCAACAATCTGTTGCACCTTCAATATTAGCTGATGATGAATATGAAGGTGGATATGAAGATGAAGACGAAGAGCCATATGTGATGTCTAAGGTGATATCTGAAGCTATGACTAGGCTTCAACAAAGAAAGTTGCATCAAGAACCTATTGGTACCAGGAAGATTGCCTTCAAAGGAGATATAGATGGTGTCAATGTGCCTACTGATCTGCCTTATTCACCAAAGAAGCTCACATGGAAAGGAAAATCAGCTATGTCCTCAAGCCAGTTGGTagcagaaaaggaaaaaaaaattggaaaactgAAGACTAAAAAGGCCAAGCATTAG
- the LOC104236230 gene encoding uncharacterized protein isoform X1, with protein sequence MVDNNFTESFNKWILEARNKPIIKMLEDIRLKVMNLLKNREEECRNWKEEISPYAIELYNDYRVIAIECKVIFNGDYGYEVVEGKDKHTVNLELKKCTCRAWNLIGIPCPHAIKALMHDKQDPLSVVHWWYSKEAYMLAYMHKLQPVRGEKFWKIEPEHSMEPPEVHKMMGRPKVKRKREKDEARKRKGVWSASRK encoded by the exons ATGGTTGATAATAACTTTACAGAATCATTCAATAAATGGATTCTTGAAGCTAGAAATAAACCTATAATTAAGATGTTGGAAGACATTAGATTAAAG GTAATGAATTTGTTGAAGAACCGTGAGGAGGAATGTAGGAATTGGAAGGAAGAAATTAGCCCATATGCCATAGAGCTTTACAATGATTATAGAGTGATTGCAATAGAGTGCAAAGTTATCTTTAATGGAGATTACGGATATGAAGTGGTTGAGGGTAAAGATAAGCATACAGTGAACCTTGAATTAAAGAAGTGTACTTGCAGGGCCTGGAATTTGATAGGAATACCATGTCCTCATGCCATCAAAGCTTTAATGCATGACAAACAAGATCCATTAAGCGTGGTGCATTGGTGGTATTCAAAGGAAGCTTATATGTTGGCATACATGCACAAGTTACAACCTGTGAGAGGTGAGAAATTTTGGAAAATTGAGCCAGAACATTCAATGGAGCCACCAGAAGTACATAAAATGATGGGTAGACCAAAGgtaaagagaaaaagagaaaaggatgaGGCCAGGAAAAGGAAGGGGGTCTGGTCAGCTTCAAGAAAGTGA
- the LOC104236230 gene encoding uncharacterized protein isoform X2 codes for MRVDLEDQFNLNVSYSKMKRVKRLGLEKLEGSFIDDYNRLEAYAQELRDRNPGSDVVINISKDALAEGKRRFLRIYICFQALETGWKAGLRPLIGIDGTFLKGKCKGILLVSMAQDSVKHFYPLAWAVVDKETGRTWKWFMELLRNSLEFEDGEGVTFMSDMQKGLLEAVSTILPKANHRWCARHIEAN; via the exons ATGAGGGTGGACCTAGAGGATCAATTCAATCTGAATGTTAGCTATTCAAAGATGAAGAGGGTAAAGAGGCTTGGGCTAGAGAAATTGGAGGGTAGCTTCATTGATGATTACAATAGGTTAGAGGCATATGCTCAAGAGTTGAGGGATAGAAACCCTGGTTCTGATGTGGTGATAAACATATCTAAAGATGCTTTGGCAGAAGGAAAAAGAAGGTTCCTTAGAATATATATTTGCTTCCAAGCTTTGGAAACAGGCTGGAAAGCAGGTTTGAGACCTCTTATAGGCATAGATGGCACATTTCTAAAAGGGAAGTGTAAGGGAATTCTACTGGTGTCAATGGCACAAGATTCAGTGAAACATTTTTATCCTCTTGCATGGGCAGTAGTTGATAAAGAAACTGGTAGAACCTGGAAGTGGTTTATGGAGTTACTGAGAAATTCCTTGGAGTTTGAAGATGGTGAAGGGGTGACATTTATGTCAGATATGCAAAAG GGGCTTTTGGAGGCTGTTTCTACTATCCTTCCAAAAGCAAATCACAGATGGTGTGCTAGGCACATTGAAGCTAATTAG